A stretch of the Aminipila terrae genome encodes the following:
- a CDS encoding serine hydrolase: protein MKNWTAVNELLIQREMDFWNVPGLSLSIVKKGHEPYTKTFGWRDKENQLEVMDTTLFGVASCSKSMTSAIIAMLVASGKLDYDIPVINYIPGFTMMDEEATDSMTLRDMLCHRTGLGGHDAIWPVPKTLKEFSQVFPYLQPSAPFRSKPQYSNIIYAVIGYIAEAVTGQSWASLMQNYLFDPLGMTSANCQAKDMTDYGNFAHPYQVLDGKLTKLPVWNVDVVAPAASVNCTAIDMCKWLSFLINKGRTEDGTPLIPENIFQTMITPQVDFSDDIGPDAELYPSDGYAMGWKTGKYREKLICKHTGKIEGYTSIQAFMPDDDIGISLMMNLHSPTIAIMHTILYTLMDSLLNLPSVDWTWKFRDDRKPTAEDYKDCHVDIFHSIYPDAIPNEMPSQQLMASYKAHLYEGTYYNPGYGFLTIVSKGDKLYMKYRDMFLPVTPYWTGNFRVDNVKEDIFTLSIPLTFICDEEHKSIGLRVRFESLIDDILFLKKD, encoded by the coding sequence ATGAAAAACTGGACAGCTGTCAACGAACTGCTTATTCAACGGGAAATGGATTTCTGGAATGTGCCAGGATTATCTTTGAGTATTGTAAAAAAAGGTCATGAACCTTATACGAAAACCTTTGGCTGGAGAGACAAGGAAAATCAACTGGAGGTAATGGATACTACACTTTTTGGTGTAGCCTCCTGTTCAAAATCCATGACCTCTGCAATAATTGCCATGTTGGTTGCTTCAGGGAAACTGGACTATGATATTCCCGTCATAAACTACATTCCTGGCTTTACAATGATGGATGAAGAAGCCACTGACAGCATGACCCTTCGGGACATGCTGTGCCATAGAACAGGACTCGGTGGTCATGATGCCATATGGCCCGTCCCCAAAACATTAAAAGAATTCTCTCAGGTTTTTCCATATCTCCAACCCAGCGCTCCCTTCAGAAGCAAGCCGCAATACAGTAACATCATCTATGCTGTAATCGGTTATATTGCAGAAGCCGTGACCGGACAATCATGGGCCAGTCTGATGCAAAATTATTTGTTTGATCCATTAGGTATGACCTCGGCTAATTGTCAGGCGAAGGACATGACTGATTATGGCAATTTTGCTCATCCATACCAGGTATTAGACGGCAAACTTACCAAACTTCCCGTCTGGAATGTAGATGTAGTCGCCCCGGCAGCATCCGTTAACTGTACCGCAATAGATATGTGCAAATGGCTGTCTTTCCTGATCAATAAAGGCCGAACTGAGGACGGCACTCCATTGATTCCGGAAAATATCTTCCAAACCATGATTACCCCACAGGTAGATTTTTCAGATGATATAGGACCAGATGCAGAACTATATCCCTCAGACGGATATGCTATGGGGTGGAAAACCGGTAAATACAGAGAAAAATTAATTTGTAAGCATACGGGCAAAATCGAAGGATATACCTCTATACAAGCCTTCATGCCAGATGATGATATTGGAATCTCCCTTATGATGAACCTTCATTCCCCCACCATTGCCATCATGCATACGATTCTCTATACTCTCATGGACTCTCTGCTGAATCTTCCTTCGGTTGACTGGACCTGGAAATTCAGAGATGACAGGAAGCCTACGGCAGAGGACTATAAAGATTGCCATGTGGACATCTTTCATTCCATTTATCCAGATGCCATCCCCAATGAAATGCCGTCACAGCAACTTATGGCATCCTATAAGGCTCACTTATATGAAGGTACATACTACAACCCCGGATATGGTTTTTTAACAATAGTATCCAAGGGTGACAAGTTATATATGAAATATCGGGACATGTTTTTACCTGTAACACCTTATTGGACCGGTAACTTCCGAGTGGATAACGTAAAAGAAGATATATTCACGCTATCCATCCCACTTACCTTTATCTGCGATGAGGAACATAAAAGCATTGGCTTAAGAGTCCGTTTTGAGTCCCTGATTGATGATATTCTATTTCTTAAAAAAGATTAA
- a CDS encoding LysR family transcriptional regulator, translating into MDIKQLNYFLAIIEEGSITKAAERLHIAQPPLSHQLKLLEEELEIKLIERTTKKLQITGAGELLQYRAEQILQLVETTINELKNYNKEFLGVLSVGTVPSSGGILLPELLYSFHEKYPSLNFQIREGDTYRILDMLTKGIIDIGIVRTPFNSEIFESISLPFDPMMAISKDDFYLQGENEFISVTNLINVPLIIDRRFELMIVSSCKKAGFKPRILCECDDVRSIISWAETGMGVGIVPKPATGLISNPNIICREINELSLETRTTLLWLKDRHLSYIAKEFLQVFEAVV; encoded by the coding sequence ATGGATATTAAACAACTCAATTATTTTCTTGCAATTATTGAAGAGGGCAGCATTACCAAAGCTGCCGAAAGACTGCACATAGCTCAGCCGCCTCTTAGCCATCAATTGAAGCTTCTTGAGGAGGAACTTGAAATAAAACTAATAGAAAGAACTACTAAAAAACTCCAGATAACAGGTGCTGGTGAACTTTTACAATATCGCGCTGAGCAAATTTTACAGTTAGTAGAAACAACTATCAACGAATTAAAAAATTATAACAAAGAATTCTTAGGTGTATTATCAGTGGGTACTGTTCCATCCTCAGGAGGAATACTTTTACCAGAATTGCTTTATTCTTTTCATGAAAAATATCCCAGCTTGAATTTTCAAATACGAGAAGGAGATACATATAGAATATTAGATATGCTGACTAAAGGAATAATAGATATTGGAATCGTTAGAACTCCATTTAATTCTGAGATCTTTGAATCAATCAGCTTACCATTTGATCCGATGATGGCTATATCCAAGGATGATTTTTACTTACAGGGAGAAAATGAATTTATATCGGTAACTAATCTTATCAATGTCCCACTAATCATAGATCGCAGATTTGAACTGATGATAGTTAGCTCGTGTAAGAAGGCAGGATTTAAACCTAGAATACTTTGTGAATGTGATGACGTCAGATCCATAATATCATGGGCAGAAACAGGGATGGGGGTTGGTATTGTACCTAAACCAGCTACTGGACTTATTTCAAACCCGAATATAATTTGCAGAGAGATTAATGAGTTATCTTTGGAAACGAGAACAACTCTGTTATGGCTTAAAGACCGACATTTATCATATATTGCAAAAGAATTTTTGCAGGTTTTTGAGGCTGTTGTATAA
- a CDS encoding DUF1349 domain-containing protein, giving the protein MCQNAPFLFTYVTNDDFVCTTRVSVDFKSEYDTGCIMLVVDDENWCRVGYEVVDGDLKIVSVVNKATSDDCDSQIIGDVVPYLRITKKGNLMAMHYSLDGKAWPLVRYFNLARYSHKMKLGVTSLCLTGKACTSKFDFLEYEVKSVEDILECK; this is encoded by the coding sequence GTGTGCCAAAATGCGCCATTCCTATTCACCTATGTAACAAATGACGATTTTGTTTGTACTACCAGAGTCTCTGTAGATTTCAAATCAGAATACGACACAGGATGCATTATGTTGGTTGTAGATGATGAAAATTGGTGCAGAGTAGGGTATGAAGTGGTAGATGGCGATTTAAAAATAGTAAGCGTAGTAAACAAGGCTACTTCGGATGATTGTGATTCGCAAATTATTGGAGATGTGGTTCCATATCTCAGAATAACTAAAAAAGGAAATCTTATGGCTATGCATTATTCCTTGGATGGCAAGGCGTGGCCGTTAGTGAGATACTTTAACCTGGCAAGGTATTCCCACAAGATGAAATTGGGAGTCACATCTCTTTGCCTGACCGGGAAGGCATGCACTTCAAAATTTGACTTCTTGGAGTATGAAGTTAAATCAGTAGAAGACATATTGGAATGTAAATAA
- a CDS encoding APC family permease, whose amino-acid sequence MSSKSNLDATTNEVGFKKEIGLFGGVSIIGGIMIGSGIFYLGSYVLERTHMSMGLALLCWIVGGIVSLLGGLCFAELGASSPKSGGMVVYLDEAYHPVVGYMFGFTSWLLSGAGSIAALAIALPTALRGYLDLSDVSIKIIAVVLIVLLTGYNSLGIKQGTILQNVSMVAKLIPIIIIIGAAIFLGQQHPDLTLLPADGTEASFSAIIGMIAFATVATLWAYEGWTNLNSLAEEMKEPAKNLPRALLIGIGAITIIYTLFNFAIYKVLPHTEIVSMIGDGNLYLGTEVAKRVFGGIGGGLVLATMLIAMFSSLNGMIITFPRNYYAMAKEGHFFKSYGELHPKYKVPTTALFGQAVISIVLVLLRNLDQLTSLVVFAGMLFNVLCVVAVIVYRKRYPNLPRPYKAWGYPVTVIISTLLFFGLMLNTLMEDPFTALIGLVVPATGAVVYFIFDRKLKADKNRV is encoded by the coding sequence ATGAGTTCAAAAAGTAATTTGGATGCAACAACCAATGAAGTTGGATTTAAAAAGGAAATCGGCCTCTTTGGCGGTGTAAGCATCATTGGTGGAATCATGATTGGTTCAGGAATTTTTTATTTAGGCTCATACGTATTGGAGCGAACTCACATGAGCATGGGATTAGCCCTGTTATGCTGGATTGTTGGAGGTATCGTATCTTTGCTTGGAGGCTTGTGCTTTGCAGAATTAGGAGCATCTAGTCCAAAATCTGGTGGTATGGTTGTTTATTTAGACGAAGCCTATCACCCAGTTGTAGGATATATGTTTGGTTTTACAAGCTGGCTGCTAAGCGGTGCAGGCTCTATTGCTGCTTTGGCTATTGCATTGCCAACTGCCTTGAGAGGTTATTTGGATTTGTCCGATGTTTCAATCAAAATAATCGCTGTGGTACTCATTGTTTTACTAACAGGTTATAATTCATTAGGAATAAAACAGGGTACTATCTTACAGAATGTATCAATGGTTGCAAAATTAATTCCTATCATTATTATTATTGGTGCAGCTATTTTCCTGGGACAGCAGCATCCTGACCTGACTCTGTTGCCTGCTGACGGAACAGAGGCCAGCTTTAGTGCAATCATTGGTATGATTGCTTTTGCCACAGTTGCCACTTTATGGGCTTACGAAGGCTGGACTAACTTGAATTCTCTTGCGGAAGAGATGAAGGAACCGGCTAAGAACTTACCAAGAGCATTACTGATTGGTATCGGTGCTATCACCATTATCTATACTTTGTTCAACTTCGCAATTTATAAAGTTCTTCCCCATACAGAAATTGTCAGCATGATTGGAGATGGAAACCTCTATCTTGGGACAGAAGTAGCAAAACGTGTATTTGGCGGCATCGGTGGAGGCTTGGTACTTGCAACTATGCTGATTGCTATGTTCAGTTCTTTAAACGGAATGATTATTACATTCCCACGTAACTACTATGCTATGGCAAAAGAAGGACATTTCTTTAAAAGCTATGGAGAACTACATCCTAAGTACAAGGTGCCTACAACCGCTTTATTTGGTCAGGCAGTTATCTCAATCGTATTAGTTCTTTTAAGAAACCTGGATCAGCTGACGTCTTTGGTAGTATTTGCAGGAATGCTGTTTAACGTACTTTGCGTAGTAGCAGTTATCGTTTACAGAAAGAGATACCCGAATTTACCTCGTCCATATAAGGCCTGGGGATATCCGGTTACTGTTATTATTTCCACGCTTTTGTTCTTTGGTTTGATGTTAAATACCTTGATGGAGGATCCATTTACCGCTCTAATTGGTTTAGTAGTACCGGCTACAGGAGCAGTGGTTTATTTTATATTTGACAGGAAACTAAAGGCAGATAAAAACAGAGTATAG
- a CDS encoding sigma-54 interaction domain-containing protein — protein MKKIGLIYKNRENQGVITYLENALYHIFEGYIEIKSYFISELLPNEQIEADAYLMVYEDMIYQLKNHISNFYKLILLGRSIRKEFLHAMLEIPKDTEVLVVNDSYETTIQTTYTLYELGISHLNLIPYDKESAARGKYKGIEYAITPNEESLVPKTVKKIVNIGYREISFDTLLKLMRKLDLENDVVNRNLIRHLHTIVEPNTDYHDNYYNSYLKGKLLNRVVDNSLAVIVMLNENLEVVYFNEKANALFETNVNAPFEYIDAKLIRGEDLKNYPLVLADENYIFEKTTIKLMDETIGYLLNLQSEKILHDIEINLKNYNAKKGLIAKHTFQDIIFKSDSMAECIDVAKQVAKTDYTILIRGESGTGKELMAQSIHNYSNRSNAPFVAVNCAAIPETLLESELFGYEGGSFTGAQKNGKLGFFEKAHTGTLFLDEIGDISANLQTRLLRAIQEKQIMRIGSEKVIDVDIRIIAATNSKLEEAVQKGKFRADLFYRLNVIPVFLKSISQRKDDILPLLKFFLGKAYSNVTEREKKLLVEYQWPGNIRQLQSASLYYKTLGKFPEYLYEIKSRTAADSFEPAGSAREKNSGDQRTPVDVNSVCQKVLTEIYKATQVYHGIGRSAMIGNLNMQGIKISDGKLRTILSDLESQGFISIKRGRCGAQITEKGIQYIKQV, from the coding sequence ATGAAAAAGATTGGACTTATCTATAAAAACAGAGAAAATCAGGGAGTAATTACTTATTTGGAAAATGCCCTGTATCACATATTTGAAGGGTATATAGAAATAAAAAGCTATTTTATCAGTGAATTGTTACCCAATGAACAAATTGAAGCAGATGCATATCTGATGGTTTATGAGGATATGATTTATCAGCTTAAAAATCATATATCAAATTTTTATAAATTGATCCTGCTAGGAAGAAGTATAAGAAAAGAATTTCTTCATGCTATGCTGGAAATTCCTAAAGATACGGAAGTGCTTGTTGTAAATGATTCCTATGAAACAACCATACAAACCACATATACACTTTATGAACTGGGTATCAGCCATTTGAATTTAATCCCATATGACAAGGAATCAGCAGCAAGGGGAAAGTACAAGGGGATAGAATACGCTATTACACCTAATGAGGAGAGCCTGGTACCTAAAACCGTTAAGAAAATAGTAAATATAGGGTATCGAGAAATAAGCTTTGATACACTGCTGAAATTAATGAGAAAGCTTGATCTGGAAAATGATGTGGTAAATCGAAATCTGATCAGGCATTTGCACACCATCGTGGAACCGAATACGGATTATCATGATAATTATTATAACAGTTATCTAAAAGGGAAATTGTTAAATCGTGTAGTGGATAATTCTTTAGCAGTTATCGTTATGCTGAATGAAAATCTGGAAGTGGTTTATTTTAATGAGAAAGCGAATGCCCTATTTGAGACAAACGTGAATGCTCCCTTTGAATATATTGATGCTAAACTTATCCGAGGGGAGGATTTAAAAAATTATCCATTAGTTCTGGCAGATGAAAACTATATATTTGAAAAAACTACCATAAAGCTCATGGATGAGACCATAGGCTATTTATTGAATTTGCAGAGTGAAAAGATATTACATGACATAGAAATCAATTTAAAAAATTATAACGCCAAAAAGGGACTGATTGCTAAACATACTTTTCAGGATATTATTTTTAAGTCTGATTCCATGGCAGAATGTATTGATGTGGCAAAGCAGGTAGCAAAAACTGATTATACAATATTGATAAGAGGAGAATCTGGGACCGGAAAGGAATTAATGGCCCAGTCCATACACAATTATTCTAACAGGAGTAATGCGCCTTTTGTTGCCGTAAATTGTGCAGCAATCCCAGAGACTCTTCTTGAAAGTGAACTGTTTGGCTATGAAGGCGGTTCTTTTACGGGAGCACAAAAAAACGGAAAGCTTGGGTTCTTTGAAAAAGCACATACAGGAACTTTGTTTTTAGATGAGATAGGGGATATTTCAGCCAATCTTCAAACGAGACTGCTGCGGGCGATTCAGGAAAAGCAGATTATGCGGATAGGCAGTGAAAAGGTAATCGACGTGGATATTAGAATTATAGCAGCAACCAATTCAAAATTAGAAGAAGCGGTGCAAAAGGGAAAATTCCGTGCAGATTTATTTTATAGATTAAACGTGATTCCAGTATTTTTAAAATCCATAAGTCAGAGAAAAGATGATATTTTACCTCTGCTGAAGTTTTTTCTTGGGAAAGCATACAGTAATGTTACGGAGAGGGAGAAAAAATTGCTGGTAGAGTACCAATGGCCCGGGAACATCAGACAGCTTCAAAGTGCCAGCCTGTACTATAAAACACTTGGAAAATTCCCCGAGTATTTGTATGAAATAAAAAGCAGAACGGCTGCTGATTCGTTTGAACCAGCAGGTTCTGCCAGGGAAAAAAATTCTGGTGACCAAAGAACACCTGTTGACGTAAATTCTGTTTGCCAAAAGGTTTTAACAGAAATCTACAAAGCTACCCAGGTTTATCATGGGATTGGACGCAGTGCAATGATTGGAAACCTGAATATGCAGGGTATTAAAATCAGTGACGGTAAACTGCGGACAATATTGTCTGACCTGGAATCCCAGGGCTTTATATCTATAAAGCGCGGCCGCTGCGGGGCACAGATTACGGAAAAGGGTATCCAATATATCAAACAGGTGTAA
- the aspD gene encoding aspartate 4-decarboxylase has translation MDKMSLQREEIEKVYGKISPFELKDKLISLAAESNKSGTHSLLDAGRGNPNWIAATPREAFFTFGQFAVSESRRVWNEGDLGGMPEKEGIAQRFKQYINKNSSAPGAEHLKRIINYGITMKGFDPDEWIYELADGIIGDNYPMPDRMLRHIEKVVNDYLIQELCYNEPLEGMFRTFAVEGATAGMCYVFDSLIANNMLSKGDKIAIMTPVFTPYLEIPHLPRYSFEVVNISANEVDEQGNRTWQYPDSEIEKLRDKSIKALCIVNPSNPPSVAMKPESVKLLKNIVDQDNPDLMIISDDVYSTFVDGFRSLMADLPYNTIGVYSYSKYFGVTGWRLGTIAIYEDNVFDKLLKEQDEDKKERARRRYSGLSTNPDRIKFVDRIVADSRQVALNHTAGLSTPQQVQMAFFSLFAITDRENKYKNLTKNICRRRQKLLFEGLGLEVKKDQYSAAYYTQFDLLQWASQNYSEDFAKYLKDNYKTVDILIRLAEHSSIVLLDGNGFNGPEWSVRISLANLCDESYSKIGKVLHDVMEGYVEEWTENYKLRIS, from the coding sequence ATGGATAAAATGAGTCTTCAAAGAGAAGAAATAGAAAAAGTATATGGTAAAATTAGCCCATTTGAACTCAAAGACAAGTTAATAAGTCTTGCAGCAGAGTCAAACAAGAGCGGAACCCACTCACTGCTGGATGCGGGAAGGGGAAATCCTAACTGGATAGCAGCAACACCTAGAGAAGCATTCTTCACATTTGGCCAGTTCGCAGTTTCAGAAAGCAGACGGGTCTGGAACGAAGGGGACTTAGGGGGAATGCCTGAGAAGGAGGGGATTGCACAACGTTTCAAGCAATACATCAACAAAAACAGCAGCGCTCCAGGGGCAGAGCACCTTAAGAGGATAATAAACTACGGAATAACCATGAAAGGATTCGATCCGGACGAATGGATATACGAGCTTGCAGACGGTATAATCGGGGATAACTATCCTATGCCTGACAGGATGCTAAGGCATATAGAAAAGGTGGTGAACGATTACCTTATACAGGAATTATGCTACAATGAACCACTTGAAGGTATGTTCAGAACCTTTGCTGTTGAGGGAGCTACCGCAGGAATGTGCTACGTGTTCGATTCCCTCATTGCAAACAACATGCTTTCAAAGGGAGATAAGATAGCTATCATGACGCCAGTGTTCACGCCTTATCTGGAGATACCGCATCTGCCCCGGTATAGCTTTGAAGTGGTGAATATTTCCGCAAACGAAGTGGATGAACAAGGCAACAGAACATGGCAGTATCCTGATTCAGAAATAGAGAAGCTTAGGGACAAATCAATCAAGGCCCTTTGCATAGTAAATCCAAGCAATCCTCCTTCGGTTGCCATGAAGCCAGAATCAGTTAAACTCCTAAAAAACATCGTGGATCAGGACAACCCAGACCTCATGATCATATCAGATGATGTATACAGCACCTTTGTGGACGGCTTCAGGTCTCTGATGGCGGATCTGCCGTATAACACCATAGGGGTTTATTCTTACTCTAAATACTTCGGAGTCACAGGCTGGAGGCTTGGAACTATTGCTATCTATGAGGACAATGTATTTGATAAGCTTCTAAAGGAGCAGGATGAGGATAAGAAAGAGAGAGCAAGAAGAAGATACTCCGGGCTTTCAACTAATCCAGACCGCATAAAGTTTGTAGACAGGATAGTGGCGGATAGCAGACAGGTTGCTCTTAACCACACTGCAGGACTTTCAACACCTCAGCAGGTGCAGATGGCTTTCTTTTCTTTGTTCGCCATAACGGATAGGGAGAATAAGTACAAAAATCTTACAAAGAATATCTGCCGCCGTAGGCAGAAGCTATTGTTTGAAGGGCTGGGGCTTGAGGTAAAAAAAGATCAATATAGCGCAGCGTACTATACTCAATTCGACCTCCTTCAGTGGGCAAGCCAAAACTACAGTGAGGATTTTGCAAAATACCTAAAGGACAACTATAAAACGGTAGATATACTTATAAGGCTTGCAGAGCATTCATCAATTGTGCTCCTGGACGGAAATGGTTTCAATGGGCCGGAATGGTCTGTAAGGATATCCCTTGCAAATCTCTGCGACGAATCCTATTCTAAAATAGGAAAAGTTCTTCACGATGTTATGGAAGGTTATGTAGAAGAATGGACTGAAAATTACAAACTTAGAATTAGTTAA
- the cuyB gene encoding cysteate racemase: MSDTNFNNEHLNNKTIGILGGMGPLATDDLFHKIIILTEAKNDNEHIHILIDNYTAIPDRTNYILGYGEDPTKYMIEAAMKLELMGADVIIMPCNTAHYFYDEIVKYLRIPFINMIEEVAKKIKKVKPDASKIGLLATAGTCKSGVYDKVLKKYGIEVIKPNDADQDKVSDLIYGIKAGRTEYNMGDIDSILSYLELQNVDTVILGCTELPVAFQMMNIKGNFIDPTKILAQSAIELVGRKAMD, from the coding sequence ATGTCTGATACAAATTTTAATAATGAGCATTTGAATAATAAAACAATTGGAATATTAGGTGGTATGGGGCCACTTGCAACTGATGATCTCTTCCATAAGATTATTATTCTTACAGAAGCTAAGAATGATAATGAGCATATCCATATACTGATTGACAATTATACTGCAATCCCTGACAGAACTAATTACATTTTAGGTTATGGGGAGGATCCAACCAAATACATGATAGAGGCAGCTATGAAACTTGAATTGATGGGGGCTGATGTCATAATAATGCCGTGTAATACTGCCCATTACTTTTACGATGAAATAGTAAAATACCTTCGTATACCTTTTATTAATATGATTGAAGAAGTTGCTAAAAAAATAAAGAAGGTTAAACCTGATGCCAGTAAGATAGGATTGTTAGCCACAGCGGGAACCTGTAAGTCCGGAGTTTATGATAAGGTATTAAAAAAGTATGGTATTGAAGTTATAAAACCAAATGATGCAGATCAGGACAAAGTTAGTGACTTAATATATGGCATTAAAGCTGGACGAACAGAATACAACATGGGCGATATAGATTCGATACTTTCTTATTTGGAATTGCAGAACGTAGATACTGTAATCTTAGGCTGCACTGAACTGCCTGTGGCTTTCCAGATGATGAATATAAAAGGCAATTTTATCGACCCAACTAAAATACTAGCCCAGAGCGCAATTGAATTGGTGGGAAGAAAAGCTATGGATTAA